In Procambarus clarkii isolate CNS0578487 chromosome 13, FALCON_Pclarkii_2.0, whole genome shotgun sequence, the following are encoded in one genomic region:
- the LOC138364291 gene encoding zinc finger protein 729-like: MKTHMLVHSGDKPHKCPECGKRFSQVGNMKIHMLVHSGDKPHKCPECGKRFSQVGNMKIHMLVHSGDKPHKCPECGKGFTHHGSMKTHMLVHSGDKPHKCPECGKQFNQLGSMKTHMLVHSGDKPHMCPECVKSFKRLQELKKHMLVHSGDKPHKCPECGKRFSQLGTMKTHMLVHSGDKPHMCPECVKSFKRLQELKKHMLVHSGDKPHKCPECGKTFSQLGNMKRHMLLHSADKPHKCPECGKKFSNRGNMKNHMLVHSSDKPHKCPDCEKKFSTLSSMKAHRMVHLDERPFECAECGKKFKDRGTIIKHMLVHSGDKPHKCPECGKGFTRPGSMKTHMFVHSGDKPHKCPECGKRFSQLGTMKTHMLVHSGDKPHMCPECVKSFKRLQELKKHMLVHSGDKPHKCPECGKTFSDHGNMKRHMLLHSADKPHKCPECGKKFSNRGNMKNHMLVHSSDKPHKCPECEKKFSTLSSMKAHRMVHLDERPFECAECGKKFKDRGTIIKHMLVHSGDKPHKCPECGKGFTRPGSMKTHMFVHSGDKPHKCPECEKRFSNLANMKAHRMVHSDERPFKCAECGKKFKNSGTVIKHMLVHSGDKPHKCPECGKGFTRPGRMTTHMLVHSGEKPHKCPECGKRFNYLGSMKRHKTIHSGGKLKILSVGADSENAEGY, from the coding sequence ATGaaaactcacatgttagtgcattcaggtgacaaacctcataagtgtccagagtgtgggaagagattcagtcaggttggaaatatgaagattcatatgttagtgcattcaggtgacaaacctcataagtgtccagagtgtgggaagagattcagtcaggttggaaatatgaagattcatatgttagtgcattcaggtgacaaacctcataagtgtccagagtgtgggaagggatTCACTCatcatggaagtatgaagactcacatgttagtgcattcaggtgataaacctcataagtgtccagagtgtgggaagcaaTTCAAtcagcttggaagtatgaagactcacatgttagtgcattcaggtgataaacctcatatgTGTCCAGAGTGCGTGAAGAGTTTCAAACGGCTTCAAGAATTGAAAAAACACATGTTggtacattcaggtgacaagcctcataagtgtccagagtgtgggaagagattcagtcagcttggaacTATGAAaactcatatgttagtgcattcaggtgacaaacctcatatgTGTCCAGAGTGCGTGAAGAGTTTCAAACGGCTTCAAGAATTGAAAAAACACATGTTggtacattcaggtgacaagcctcataagtgtccagagtgtgggaagacattcagtcagcttggaaatatgaagaggcatatgttattgcattcagctGACAAGccacataagtgtccagagtgtgggaagaaattcagtaatcgtggaaatatgaagaatcacatgttagtgcattcaagtgacaaacctcataagtgtccagattgtgagaaaaaattcAGTACGCTTTCAAGTATGAaggctcacaggatggtgcatttgGATGAAAGACCTTtcgaatgtgctgagtgtggcaaaaagtTTAAAgaccgtggaactataataaagcacatgttagtgcattcaggtgacaaacctcacaagtgtccagagtgtgggaagggatTCACTCGgcctggaagtatgaagactcacatgttcgtacattcaggtgacaagcctcataagtgtccagagtgtgggaagagattcagtcagcttggaacTATGAAaactcatatgttagtgcattcaggtgacaaacctcatatgTGTCCAGAGTGCGTGAAGAGTTTCAAACGGCTTCAAGAATTGAAAAAACACATGTTggtacattcaggtgacaagcctcataagtgtccagagtgtgggaagacatTCAGTGATCATGGAAATATGAAGAggcatatgttattgcattcagctGACaagcctcataagtgtccagagtgtgggaagaaattcagtaatcgtggaaatatgaagaatcacatgttagtgcattcaagtgacaaacctcataagtgtccagaatgTGAGAAAAAATTCAGTACGCTTTCAAGTATGAaggctcacaggatggtgcatttgGATGAAAGACCTTtcgaatgtgctgagtgtggcaaaaagtTTAAAgaccgtggaactataataaagcacatgttagtgcattcaggtgacaaacctcacaagtgtccagagtgtgggaagggatTCACTCGgcctggaagtatgaagactcacatgttcgtgcattcaggtgacaagcctcataagtgtccagagtgtgagaaGAGATTCAGTAATCTTGCAAATATGAAGGCTCACAGGATGGTCCATTCGGATGAAAGACCTTtcaaatgtgctgagtgtggcaaaaagtTTAAAAACAGTGGAACTgtaataaagcacatgttagtgcattcaggtgacaagcctcacaagtgtccagagtgtgggaagggattcactcggcctggaagaatgacgactcatatgttagtgcattcaggtgagaagcctcataagtgtccagagtgtgggaagagatttaattaccttggaagtatgaagaggcacaagacaaTACATTCAGGTGGTAAGCTAAAGATTTTGAGTGTGGGAGCTGATTCAGAGAATGCTGAAGGATACTGA